The Gopherus evgoodei ecotype Sinaloan lineage chromosome 4, rGopEvg1_v1.p, whole genome shotgun sequence nucleotide sequence GTGGTGTAGAGTGGGAAACCTTGCCTGTCCACCCAGCGTGttacaggaagtttgaacagccCACCAAGACAACCTGCCGGGCCGCCATTTTGGTCTGTGCGCTCCCATCTACAGGTGccagcaacatggaggaggagCCTTTTGAAGAGCTTCTGTGGCTTGCGCTTTCACTTCTGTGTCAGGAAACGGGCAGCGCTTCCATGACTTACTGGTGGACATTTTGACATCAGCAGACATGAACTGGCTGATGTGGCTCAACACAGCCGGTATAGCCACTGATGCCCCCTGTGCAGACCAGCCCTTCTGGAACAGgaccacaagcacagactggtgggatcacattgtcatgctgACCTCAGAtgaccagcagcaggtccagaacTTGCATATGGAACTTTGTGAGCAGCTTGGCCTAACCCTCCAGTGTAACAATACATGCAAGGGGGCAGCCTTACCAGCCCAGAAGCAGGTTGCTATAACTGTCTGGAAGCAGGCCCTCATAGACCACAGAGGTTGATTTATAATAGGAAAGTTAATGATAGGACCCTAGGTCTGGGACGGAGTTTGAGGGATGTGTGTGTAGACAGAAAGGGGTTTGGGCTCAAGTCTGGGTCTGAGCCCACGCTTGCACtgaagtgtagatatagcctaagcGTCCGGCTCTTTCAAAAGTCTGGCCCAGAGTGGATAACAGAGGGTACctttacactgcaataaaaaacccagagcatggccacagctggcctggctcagctgattcgggcttgcggggctcaggctgcggaGCTAAAAATGGCAAGGTAgtcattcaggctcaggctggagcccagggtccaAGACCCCATGagtggggagggtctcagagcccaagccctCTACACTGTGATATgtagccctgcagccccagcccacgTCAGCAGAGCTGGGCTCAGAGACTTGGTACTGCAGGGTTTTTACGGCAGTGTAGAAGGACTCAACAGATTAACTTGCTGCTTTGTGTCCCAGTGAGTAGTGTGTGCACCATCATAAGGTTGCGGGACCCACAAACAGACAACTGGGCTCAACCTTCACTCAACAAACTCCAAAGACGACACAAGACAATTGGATTCACTGCAGTTTATTTGTAATGATACATTTGGAGAGCACTGATTGTTGCATGCAAACCAAAGAAAAGCTATGCAAGGCATATGAAGAAGGATGCAATCTGTCCATATGAAATTAGTCTGATTCCATCAGTGTCCAGCGGAAAAGAGGAAGGGAAAGGCTTCGTCCGATTCAGGCGGATGAACTGCTTGTCTAGGCTGATGGGGCAAAGCCCACTCTGTTATTGGACATGTCATAGACAGAATAATATTCCTTGAGGAAGACGTCTCCCAGGATCCAGAGGGGCTGTCCATTCTGGGAAGGCAGGTACGTGGACTCAATCCCAACTGTGCAGTAGCCATTATTCTatcagagggaaaaacagagagaggTGGCATCAGGGCTGTTTGACTAGGCAGAGGGCTATGTAGGCTAGCCATGGAAGCCCCAGCAGAATTAGTGGCAGCTTTGCAGTGACTGATGAGAGCGGCAGCAGGCCCTCCTACAAGCTCACAGTGATGGAATGCAACCACCCCAGCCTAGGCAAACAGAGCTGCAGTGCAGGAGAAAGGTCGCCGCATTTGCACGGAAATTCTGGCTTCCTGCTGGGTCACTGTCTCGGTGAGATAAAAGTGTTTTATGCTGTTAAAATAATACATACGTTGAAGACATAGGCAGAGGGGGGCAGCGGGAACTGGGATCCGCTAATGACGAAGGTGATGGTAGGCATGTTCTGGACGTTGTTGCAGTTTACCACGTACTGTGGAAACGGAAGACAAATGAGGGTTACAGCTGTGACAGTCGAGAGCAGAAGCTGTCCTTACAGGGCCTCCAATAGATGCAAGTAGCACTGCCAGGTATCGACCCTTCTAGCCAATAGAGGGGAGAAACCACCCTGCTGCACTCCGCCCTCACATGGGCAGCAGCTTCACCAGCCCCACACACGCTTACGTTCACCATGCCAGCTTCAGATCTCCTGCTGATTTTACACTGGGCCAGCTCCTCAACTGAGGTAAATCAGCACAACTccagagctgtgctgatttacaccagccagaTCTCTGGCCCACAGATGTCAGtagagttacttctgatttacactgggaaAAGGAAGATCAGGAGCTCTCTCCCCAAACTCAGGAGAGACTTCCTGTTCCCCAGCTGTAATTAGTGCCATCACCAGCTTTAAGACTCTGTCCCTGAGCTCCTCTAGGAACCTGTGCCTGATCACCCAAAAGTCCATCATTCTCATCTTCTTGTGTCTCAAATTCCTCATGTCAGGCATTGCAATATCCCTCACAGACGTCCTCGGCAGTGCGGCAAGGCACCTGTTGCTCCTACCTCTCCATTGGCttcctgagcacccacagcttgcAGGAAGTACCCCATGTACTGCTGTGGGACAGTGAGCAGAAACGTCCCAGTGTCCACAATAGCCTGGCAGCCTTGGCTGCACCAGCCAGTCGCCTGCTGTCCAATAGCGAACCTAAGGAGGGAAATACAAGAAACATCATTATAGCAACTTGTCAGCAAAAGGAACTGCTTCTGATACAAGATGAGACCAGGTTTTGGATACACGATAACCTGCAGCCCTGGCACCCTTATTCTATACAGCCAAGCATTGTccctggccctgattcagcaaagcacagaaGCACACGCTTAACTCTTAGTACAAGCTTAAGCCCATCTCtgttcatcaaagcacttaagcatacaCTTCACTTTAAGTaaatgcttaagtcccattaacATGAATGGGATTTCCTCATGTGTTTAAAGTTCAAATTGGTTTGCAGAATAGAAAGCTAGGTTAGGAGCTTTTATTACTAGAACCAAAAACCTGGATCCAAACTCCTTTCGAGGGTGCCTGAAATCCAGATCTGATCCAAATTCATCCTCCTCCAGGGAGAGTTTGAGTTGACACAGGGCAACTGACTCCACTAATTACAGCCAGAAAGGCTCCCTACAGACCATAAGGAGGAAAGACCGATGCCTATGTTAATAAAGGgtagggggggtggaggggttgcaAACAGAACTTACTCCTGAATATCAATCTGCCAGTAAACCTCTTGAGTCACGGGTGCCCATGTAATCTGGCCAGAGAACAACTGGGTGTCAACACCTCCAAAGATGATTTCTCCTCCATAATTATATGTTGGTTGGCTGGAAACATACATGGTTACGCATCAGACATGTGTTACACAAACTACCCTCCTATGGGGCAGGAGTTGTAACATATATGTGGATGGGGAGTGGGATGGTATGTGTGGTGTGTGGGGGTCAATGGTTAGACAGACAGAAAATAAACAGAGGGGTACTTATGGTAGTAGACCGACAGacaggacataagaatggccatactgagtcagaccaaaggtccatctagcccagtatcctgtcttccaacagcggccaatgccagatgcttcaaagagaatgaacagaacaggtaatcatcaagtgatccatcccgtgtcaCCCGGTGGGAAAAGAGACATagcggtgggtgggtgggtgagcagATGTATAGATACATAGAGTCAAATAAAGAGTGGGTGAGTGAGTTGGTATATGATATATAGAGAGATAGGTACAATGTGAAAGAGAAATGGGAAAATAGAGTGTTATATGTGGtaatggagacagagagaggggtagTGAGAGAGATCTTACCGGGAGAAATAGAAACTGAAGATGGGTTCAGTAAGCAGGCCCTGCTTCAACATCTCCTGCATAGGTGTATAGGAGACCCCTACTGCCATGGCAGGATAAGCCATTCCCAAAATCCCATCGAAATAGGCATAGTAGAAGGGGCTGGTAGGTTCATCTTCACTCAGACCAAATTCCTGATTGGTGATGGCAATGTTCTGGACCTAGCAGGGAAGAAAATAATCACTCTAACCTGGAATTTTACACAAAATTACAGTAACAAAATCAGATGACTGTGCCCTCTTATGCTTCTGATCAATTCAGCTATACCCAAATAGGCCACTCTTAAACAGACATAGGACTGTAAACACTGgagtttgcactgatttaactaaatcggtttaaattcacaccttaagtTAAAACTGATGCAAGCTTCATGTACACAAGCCCTTATTATGTCCTGTATTAACAGGGTCCAATCAACAAcataaaaatcaaatgtacaggaccaaattcatccctggtgtcacAACACTGAAACCATTTAGCTCATGAAGTATCCTCAGATAAATGTCCCCATGTCCCATGCAGTAAAACTAGAGCAATGTATCACATATTCTAGAGAAAAGTTTTATCAGTGATTTCTGCTGTTTTTAATAGTAACGCAGTCTGATGATTTTAGAGATGCAGCCCAAATAGATTAGAAAACATTCCTTATAgcaatagactcaaagagctccatctgtttagcttaacaaatagAAAGTTAAGGGGTGCCTTGATTACACCCTAAAAGTATCTCTgggggaacaaatgtttaatgaCAGACTCTTCAAGCTaacagaggaaggtctaacatgatcaaatggctggaaattgaagatagacaaattcagactggaaataaggcatacatttttaaccatgagggtaattaaccattggaacaagttaccaagggttgtggtagattctccatcactggcaattttgatATCAAGatgggctgtttttctaaaagttctgctctaagaaatatgttggggaagtgctatgggctgtgttatacaggaagtcagactccATGATCGcaacggtcccttctggtcttggacaGTGTGAATGGCAATGCAGGATAGGGCAGTGCATATTTCACTTACTGTCACTGTGTCGTAACCCAAAATCACAGTCAGGCTGCCACTCCCGTAGCTCAAGGTGTAGGTCTGTCCATCATTGGAAAAGGTGGATGACTGGTTGGGGTTGAACCTGGCATGATCGGCTGGATTAAAAACAAGATCATGGTGACTTTCTTGGATTTGACCGCCTCCTATCCACCCGGTGACTGAATAGCCTGACAGGGCAGCATTTCCCAACAGCTGACTTCCCATGGAGTGAAAGAACAGAGCCAAGAGTTAGCCCAGGAGTTTCTGTATAACAGAGAAGAACACTAATGCAAAGCGCATCACCTCATTCTGTATGTAACTatctgtcaggaatcagggcttgTAGCAGAGCCCTGGGCAACCTAaggagcacagctggcctgtggtAGGCTGCCTGATTGCTGTGAAGAGTCAGCAAACTAGTTGCCtaaggcagcagcagtggcacagCATTTGCTCAAAGCATCTGCCTACAGCTGTGATAGCTTCTGTGCCTCCCACCTTGCCTTGCTCCAGGAAACCGGGTCCTGACTTTCCGCTCTGATTCCTAACTCTCTGACCCTTGCTTCTGGCATGGGGCCACTGACTCCAGTTCAGATCCTGAGCTCCAGTTCCTGACTACCATCTTCTCCTCTAACCTGACCCCTGCACTAACCACTGAGCATGAGTTCTTACGTCACCAACATTATCTATCTTCTTATCTCTATTGCACCCAACACCAGAGTAGCTAAGAAATTTGGGCAAGGTCCTCTGTTGTAAATCAATGTCACTCTTTTGAAACCAATGCACCTATgtcaatttatatcagctgaagcCTGGCCAATAGTTATGCCATTCAAAGCAGTAGTTGCCTCCCAGCGTGACTCCTTGAACTTCAGAACACACTACAGCACCACTGCTGATGTTGTCAACAACAACTTTAGAATACCATAGTACCTTTTTACGAGGAAAGAGCGATCCATATTGTTGCCATAGCTTAGTGAAGCTCTCCAGAACAGGAGTAGCAGATAGGGGCGTATGACATTGCCAAAGCCTGTCTGAGAGGACTAGTTCTTCTTGCCTGGTTGGAATTTGACTATCCTTCTCAGGAACAATGCACCCAGGATATGCACCTATGCTAAGGAGCCTAGCTGTACTCACAGCAGGCCTCGCTCTGGCAGTACGTAGAGGGCACCCACAGGTTGGAGGAGCCAGTGTCAAAGAGAACCAAGAAGTTCTGGGGCGGAGTTCCAATGCTGATCTCTCCAAAGTAGAAGGActgtaaaaaagagaaaagacGTGGGGGCAGGTGGATTCCTTTGCACtattaatcattttaaattaacattttgtCCTTCTCTAACTACTTCCAGCTGAG carries:
- the LOC115651610 gene encoding gastricsin-like — its product is MKRLILALVCLHLSDGLVRVTLRKGKSVREAMKEKGVLEDFLKNHKVDPARKYYFNNYNVAEEPIANYLDSFYFGEISIGTPPQNFLVLFDTGSSNLWVPSTYCQSEACSDHARFNPNQSSTFSNDGQTYTLSYGSGSLTVILGYDTVTVQNIAITNQEFGLSEDEPTSPFYYAYFDGILGMAYPAMAVGVSYTPMQEMLKQGLLTEPIFSFYFSRQPTYNYGGEIIFGGVDTQLFSGQITWAPVTQEVYWQIDIQEFAIGQQATGWCSQGCQAIVDTGTFLLTVPQQYMGYFLQAVGAQEANGEYVVNCNNVQNMPTITFVISGSQFPLPPSAYVFNNNGYCTVGIESTYLPSQNGQPLWILGDVFLKEYYSVYDMSNNRVGFAPSA